From the genome of Aspergillus oryzae RIB40 DNA, chromosome 4:
gcctcgtcTTGGCGCCAAATAGCTGGCGCTAATTCGTCGATCGACTACGTGTTCCTACAACATAGGGAAGAATATGAGGGGTCAGCCCCTCGTGAACCTCTTTCTATTGCTTCAATACGACCAACATAGCTTTCAATAGCAGGATATACTCTTCACCAAGATGCctcgtcatcaacaacacatcGTCCCATGGACCGATTCCGAGTCCGACTACTCACTCTCGGACTATTCCACGGAAGACGCCCACCATGAGACCTCATCTAGGAGGCCTTCCTTTGGCAGCTCCACTCTGAACCCTGGCGCATCCACGGGCGCCCGGCGACGACGACGGTCTTCTGAGCCTGTCCCGCAACCCCCGGacgtcatcatcaacataAAAGACGAGTTGCGGAAAAAAGGCTCTAACAGAAGTACCAATAGGACTCGTGAGGCTTATATCGATCCTTATGAGTCAGACGACGAGACCTTCCGGCGAGAGGTAAGGCATTTAATCACTCAAGAAGTGCAGTTATTAATCCTGGTACAGGCTCGAGTAACAGAAGGAGAGCATGACATTCAGTCGTCTAACAGAGATATTACCGTTCACATTGATCTGTATGGAGCTATGGATGTTGCTCCCGATCTTGAACAGCTATCCAGACTTAATCGACTGGGACGATTTAAAGAGGGAATCATTCTGTTCAACGAAAGACTTGCCCCCcatcttgatttctttcctgtcgTTGCTGAATATGCAGACCTTCTGCTGGAACAGGCAAATTTCCGCTCTCTGGGCGAGCTTATTTCACAGGTCTTGGGTAGCCACGCAAAGGACTTTGAGAAGGATCAGGTTTTACTTCTCAAATTACTTGGATCGCTGGCTGGGATGCACTCAAAAGGAGCACTGTTGCCAGCTCTTGATACGGCCAAAGAGGTGATCAAGTTTCTTGAGGAccaagatggagaggatTCCTCGGATGAACGTCTTACAGGGATTCAGGTACGGATGGATTTCATGCtcactcgaccaaaatgcaAATGACAAGGTCGCGCCTTGAAACTTTATCCACCAACCAAAGATCTTAACCTGGACGCCTATTAACAAGATGCAGATACAACTTATGCAGACGTATCTTAGCATAATAGTGCATGCTTCGCAACATTCGCTCTTCCTCGATAATGAAGGTTATGAAAGCTTGTTGCCATCGATGCGGGAGTTAACTGTCGAGCGATTGTCTCCGAGTACGTATCCGACAAAAAAGCCGGATACAGATGCGCATGCAAGCTACGAATATAATAGTTATGATGATCCCTACGATGAGTGGGCACATAGTATGTACCCAGACGATTTCGATGGTCCGTATGGAAGAGCTCCCGGTGTGAATAAGTGGCCACCATATCGCAGCCGCCACGGACGCAGAGCAGCAGAAACAAACAACTACTCTTTCTTGAGATCGTGGTACGATAGTCTAGTCGAGGACGGCTTTTATTGGGATTCCAATCGGTTGCTCTATTGTACTCTCGCTCTTATGGGAGATGCAGGTGGACGGCACAGATTGGATGGTATCTCTTGGCAAGATCTATTTAGGTGCCCGGAGCATACACTTCCCCAAGACGAGCAACTCTTACTTACCGAGTTGGATAAAGTCTCCTTCTTGGCAGAGGTTTCCAGCGGCCAGCCTCAAACTGAGTATGGCAAATTTCATGACAAGTTGTCAGATAGAGCACAGAACATCGCCTCCAGTAttctttcatctgctccaCATTTGGTCAATTCGCGACCATATCTGAGCTGGATGTTAGCTGAGACAGATGCAAGGCCACAGGCCATCAATGCCGGAAGAGT
Proteins encoded in this window:
- a CDS encoding uncharacterized protein (predicted protein), translating into MPRHQQHIVPWTDSESDYSLSDYSTEDAHHETSSRRPSFGSSTLNPGASTGARRRRRSSEPVPQPPDVIINIKDELRKKGSNRSTNRTREAYIDPYESDDETFRREARVTEGEHDIQSSNRDITVHIDLLNRLGRFKEGIILFNERLAPHLDFFPVVAEYADLLLEQANFRSLGELISQVLGSHAKDFEKDQVLLLKLLGSLAGMHSKGALLPALDTAKEVIKFLEDQDGEDSSDERLTGIQVRMDFMLTRPKCK